From the Conexivisphaerales archaeon genome, the window GCATTCTGCTGAAAAGGGGAAGAAGTGCTGCTTCTGTCTTTCCTGAACCTGTAGGAGCTATTATCAGCACATTCTCTCCCCTTGCTATCAAGGGAGAAGCTGCCTGCTGAGGTGGAGTCGGCCTTTCTATCCCCTGCAATTTAGCCGCAAGTCTGACCTTTTCCTGCAGATAGGAGAAGTTATCATAGGTATCTTGCCCATCAGGCATTGATTGTGCGCTGCTGGAATTAGCATGCTGGCTAATAAATTAGCTTGGGCTGAGCATGATAGATGAACAAAAACATAAGCTGCGATCGCTTCAACCAATGAATGAAACTTACCAGACGGCGGGTAGCTTCTCAATAGAGGAAGTGATTTCTTCCATCGTAGTCGTCATGTAGAACTCGAAGTCATTCCACTGCCCAAGTCCACTTTCGTATATCATGTCCCTTACTGCTTCAGCGTTCGGTGCCTGCATTACCCAGAGAACCTTGTGTCCCGGGTCCAGATGGAGCATCGTCTCCGCAGTGATATGGTACTTCTGAAGCAGAGGTTGAAGGTCCTTCCCTAGATTCTTTCCTCTTTCCCTGAGTAGTTTGTGCGATGATGGACAGCTGTTTGGTGGATGGTTCGAGATTACGACATATCTAGTCATTGCATTCCAATTTTTCTAATACTCCTTAATAAAGTTTTGATATTTACAAAACAAACTGGACCTTTATCGCTTCGCCGCCTGAAGCTTCCCTGAACGCTTGCTCGAAGTCTTCAAGAGAATATGTTGATGTTAGAAGCCTCCTGATATCAACACTTCCTTCTGCTAGTAGCTTGATTGCATCATCGAACGGCCCGCACCTTGAACCCTGTATCCTTACTTCCTTCACAACCGCCTTTGTTATATCAAACCTTGCTTTCAGACCATGAGTGCTCTTTACGTGAATAGTTCCTCGTGGTCTGACCAAGTCAACTGCCATCGCTAACCCATCTTCATTCCCTGTTGCTTCAACCACGTGGTCAAAGCCGTTTCCATCCACAAGCTGAACACACTTTTCGGATTCCTCACTTGTGAATACAGCATCAGCCCCCAGCTGCTTTGCTATCTCCAGCTTGCTTCGTCTCTTACCCAGAACTGCGATAAGTGAAGGCCTTGCTAGCTTCAGCACCTGCAGTATGAGCAGAGCTAATCTACCACTCCCGACTATCAGTATGCTCTCGCCTTCTCTCACCGATGCCATCTTGGTCAACTGCACTGCTGCAGCCAGAGGCTCTATGAAGGCAGCTTCTTCGTCTGAGATGCTGTCGGGAACTTTGTGCAGGTTTCTCGCTGGAACGGAAAGCCTTTCTGCAAAACCTCCATCTCTGCTTATGCCAAGTGTCTGAATGTTCTTGCAATGGGTGTTCATATTTCTTCTGCAGAAATAACAGGTTCCGCATGAGACGTTGATTTCAGAAACGACCCTGTCCTCCCTCCTAAGGTCTGAACGATGCTTTACTTCTTCGACTACACCGAAGAGCTCATGTCCAAGTATAAGGGGCTCTCTTATCTTATAATCTCCCTTTGCTATTGCTATGTCAGTTCCGCAGATCCCTGCTCTTTTAATTCTGATTACAGAATCATCAGCCGCTACCTTCAAATTCACATCAAGGAGATGAAGACCTGATTCAAAGACCAGAGCTTTCATCGCATTCCCATCAGGTGATGCCGTATCTATCTGTTTGTGTTCAATCAGAATTGCCTGGTTTGATTGCAGAAGTATCGCATTCCTTCATCTTGCATTCTATACGGAACAGAATCATCTCCTGAACCATGGATGCGGGGTCAGATTGCAATCTCAAAAGAGGTAAAGAATTTTCAGTGTGTCGGGAAAAGGGGGTTATGTCTGCTCAATCACCTTTTTTATGGTCTTGAATACATATTCTGCATCCTTGAGAGAAATTAAAGCATCGTTCTTGGAAAAGAGGCTACCTGGAGGCTTGTTTGCTACCTCCAGGCCATACATGCTTGCAGCTCTCTTACTCGCCAAATCAGAAGATATCTCCGATATTCTGTCGACTTCGCTGCGGAGCCAATCGGGAAACCTGTCAATCACTTGCTTCAGTATCTTGCCTATGTCGTGCTCCTTCGGGTATTCTACATTTCTTGACCTGAGCGCTGCCTTCAGCGAGAGTTCAACACACTCCTGACTGAACCTGACAACGTCCGGGTAACTGGCTTCGGATAGCGCTAGCGATGCACTTTTGAGTCTTGTTTCTGCTCTTTTCATGTAATCCTTTGCCATCTCGAGCAGATCCAATCAAGACACCCTGTCATGCAGATTTGGGGAGAAGCCAGTAGTAACTGTCGTCAGGTAACGTTATCTTCCTCGCACCTCTCTGATAGAGCTTCATCTTCAGTTCATTAAGCTTGCTCTTGACAAACTCACCCTTGTCTATTATTGCTATAGAGCCTTCTGCCAGGTCAAGAAAGAAAGGCTGTTCAACATCGAGTTCCTGAGGGGTGATGCTGAGTACATCTATGAGAGGATATATGTGTTCTTTCTGCCAGAGCAGATTCAGCCATGCCTCCAGATGATGGGTATAGATGATCGAATTTAACAGCCTTACCCTTCTGAAATATTCTTCAGGAAGACCTGATGAGACGACGAAGATGTCTATATCGCTTTCCCTTGTGGTCTTGTTTCTTGCGAGAGAGCCGAATAATAACAGGCTCTTGAGGTCCGGTCCTAGCTCTTCGATCAGTTTAGCCACTGCAAGTTCACAGACTGGAAGCCTCAACTCGTCCTTGATGAGGCTAGGCCATCTGTTAATCGAAGACTGTATAGCTACAATAGGGTGAACAAGCCTGTATTGTCTTTTTTTAAACACTCTTACCCAGCCTCTTTGTTTAAGCCTAAAGAGAGCAATCGAGGTCAGCTCACTTTCAGGAAATACTTGCTTGGCGACTCTGACTTCGAACGGAAGAAATCCAAAATGTTGCATGAGTATTGCATAAGTGTTCAGTAGCCACGGCGGCAGACCTGAATTCATTACCTAACAGGTAATAATTTCTAGCTTATTAAGATTTGCTGCCATGCAGTAAAAGACAGCATTCCATCTTTCAAAGATAGAAAATGCTAATCTTCTCAGGCGATTTTACTCAATCATAGAGAGGAACAGGTGATTGAAGTAATGATGCTGCAGCCGTGCAAGCAAACAATAGATGAGGTGAGTATCAGACCTTTGCATCTCTACTGCCTTGGAGAAATCGCAACCATTGATATAGCAACGTTGCTTTTTGACAGTTCAGGTCAAACAACAGATAAAAGATTCTGAACAGAATTTATCTGACATCTATCTTCCTAAACCCTAGCTTCATAATAATTAAATATAACCTCTCGGTCTCAAGCCGCTTTTGAAGGAAAGGAATGATAAGAACCGGAAAGGCAATTGTGTTATCACTAGTCGTAGTCTTAAGCATGATGTTCCCTAACTTTGCAGTTTATGCAGCAACTCCTTCAGTCAGCCTTTTCAGGCCATCTGCTCCGACTTTTGTGGGTACTGCTGGCAATTTCCTGTCAGGACCTTACACAGTTCCCTCAGCTTTTACCTCAGGTACAGCTCAGTCGTCATCTACCTCTACGTCCTCTCCTCAGGAGTACACTCCAAATAACGACCTTAATGTAAAGAACGTCAATTCTATGGCTGTACCAGACCCTCCTTCAGTAAGCTGTCCAGGTGTAAACTGTCAGAGTGTCAGTAGTGAAGCAGGGGGAGCAACTACCCAGAAGTTTGCCCTTAACGCCGCCCAGAACCGCCAAACTTTTGGCTACACTATCGAACCTCCTGACCAAGGGCTCTGCGCGAACAGTCAGTACGTTATGGAGATAGTCAACGTGGGAAATGTACAGGTGTTCAGCGCATCTAATCTGCAGCCCGTCTCAGGAGTTGTTTCCCTTGACAGTCTGATGGGCCTGACATCACTGGGATGGGGGAGCGGAGGAGATGTAATGTGCCAGTACGACCCAGGCAACGGTGGACACTGGATAATCACAGAGTTCGTTTCAACAACTCCAGAACCATTCAGCCCGTTTTCGGGATGCTTCGCTGGTGTGTTCGACACATGTAGAGAAGGCATAGCAGTTAGTGTGAGCAACAATCCAATGGGCTCTTACTATGTCTACTTTCTAGATCCGAACAAAGTGAACAACGACCCAGGTAAAGGCTATCTTTTGAACGACTTTACAAAGATAGCGATCTCTGGTAACGCATTGCTGCTCTTTTACGACGAATTCAACCTGAACAGCAGCACAATTCCCCGCTGTCCTGAATTCGGATGTTTCGGGTTCAACGGTGCGCAAGAGTTTGCATTTAACAAGAATGCATTGGAGCAGGGGAAGCCTGCGAGTTCAGTCAACGTCGCATATGAGAACATGGGAAACGCTAAGAACCTCTATCCTATACCTGAGAACAGACCTTTCCAGCCTGAATCTGCCAGCTGTTTTGCTGGTCGCTATGCCGGAGCTGTATGTTGGTATCAGGTTATACCAGCTCAGACAAGTGGCGGATCATCTGATACAGACCAGGCATACATGGTCGCAGCGTTGGACTTCTTCGGTATGGGGGATAACCGCTTGGCCGTCTTCTCCTGGAATGGCCTGTCAGGCCTGAGCAGCGAAAACTGCAGCAAGTGCAACAAGATAACGTTCGGAGGAGAACTTCTGACTACACAGCTTGTGTACATGGACGAAGGATTTTCTTGCCCCGCATCACAAGGTGGATTCTGCGGACTGGGCTCACAGAGGAGCGGCCTGACTCCGCTCGGTGATCTATGTACTGTATTCGGCCTAAACTCTACTGCTGTATCATCCTGCCCTGAATCAGGTATTGCGAGCAACGGCGACGGAACAACACAGGCCTGGAATTCTGGAGGTGTTGTATGGACTTCTGTAAGCACCCTGATTGTTCAGAACTACAAATCGGGCAAAAGTGAAACCCATATAGGGGTTGCTTATTGGGCAGTCAATCCTTCAGAAATTGAGATAGTCAAACAGGGGTACGTGACTGCTGCACATGCGGACCTGGAGTTTCCCTCAATAGCAGTAAGTCAGGATGGAAACGCTTTGATGGCCTTCACCTTATCAGGGAGTGATTACTATCCCAGTTCTGCCTATGTATGGCTCGGTAGCGGACAATCTATACATATCACTGCGGCGGGCAAAGCGCCTCAGGATGGATTCACAGAGTATCTGGGTTACCCACCAACATCTAATACGAGACCGAGATGGGGAGACTACAGCCAGGCTGTGTTTGTGCCAGCTACGGGGAAGATATTCTTCGCAACCCAATACATACAGTATCCTAACTGCAACGACCAAGCATTCCTTAATGGAGCTCTAAGTGGAACAGGTCTGACATGCGGCGGGACTAGGGCAATATTTGCAAACTGGGGAACATCAATAAGCTACATCAGCAGTTGACAAAAATTATTTTTTTATTCTTAAAGCCTAACATGGGTTATGCTGCAGATCATAGGACTTCAGACAGTTCTACAATTGCAGCTTGAGAAGAGATAGGGTGTATGACCTTTCTCTAAAGACCCAACGATGAGCGAACTATGGAAAACAGCTCCCTTGCAGCCATGGAAGGATGCTTTACAGAAAGCCTTACGATCGTGCTTGGTGTGAAATCAGCCTTGATGAAGGTAAGGAATTCATCGCAACTGAACTGGTCTATCATGGCTATCTCTCTGTCCCAGCCTTCATCGTCAAGTCCAAGCCATCTGGATTGAACTTTACTTGCAGTTTCTATTCTTCTCTTCATTTCATTCTTCACCGTGGCTTCATACCTGCTGGAGAGGTATTCTTTCCCGGTTCTGAGCTGGTCTGCAGCTGATTCTCCGCATAACCTGCCGTACTTTATGGCAAAGCGAATCCCCTCCAGCACCAGCGGGTTCACCTGGCCTGCCGCATCGCCCACCATAGCGTAGCCATTTCCGACAAACCAGTCTCTGAGACCTTGGTTGGGAACCATACCAAAGTGAAACTCTATGGGTTCTATCCTTCCCAGGTCAGCCAGAGGACCCGGCCTCTTAGAAAGAAGATTGTCAAGCCAGTCTGCCGGGTTGATATCTGAATCAGGTTTCCCTATTCCTACGCCTATCCTTGCCCTTTTCTTTCCCAGCGGGAAGACCCAGGCATACCCAGCAGGAGAATATTGCTTTCCGACCATCAGCATCCAGGAATCTTCGTCAAGTTTGTCAACATAAGCCTCATACTCAGCCCCTACGCCAAACCTGCTCCAAGCATTAACACCTTCCACCTGCTTGGTCAGGAAGGAATGAAAACCACTTGCATCTATCAGTACATCCTGACCGAATTCTACAGATTTGCCTCCTCTCTCTGAAGAAACCACACCAGTTATTTCAGTTTGTTCCGGCTCTGAGTTAGTGACAACCTTGCTTGCCCTGCAACCCAGAAATATTTCAGCCCCCTTATCAGCAGCATTCTCAGCAAGTCTTTGATAAAGAGCTCTTACATTCAGGACGCATGCTGCATCACGAGAGCATGATATTTCTGAGGATCCTTTTGGAGAAAAGAACCTGAAAGAATGTATCGGATGGTAAAGCTCGCTTGGGATCCCGAGAGCTTCAGCATCGCTCTGCCAAGTGACGCCGCTCGTCCTGACACGCATTGCGACCGCATCTTCCTGCTCAAGAAGTGCCACCTTCATTCCTTTTGAAGCTGCAGATTCAGCCGCAGAGCAGCCAGCCGGGCCAGCTCCTATTACAACGACGTCAAATTTTCTCTTTGATTGCATCGCTACTCTGGCCTTGTCTGCTCAGTCCTTTTCATCCTCGGTCCGAAAACAAGGTCGGGAGGTGAATTCTGAAGAGGGTTTTCAGAATGGCACTTTTCGCATTCGTATCCTCTGTGATATATACAGTATCTTTCTGTCTCTGAACCGCATGTAATGCATTTCATACGCATCTTCCTCAGGTGTGGTAAGCCAACCATCGGGAAACAAACTTATAAGTCTCTTGGGAAAATATCTGTCTATGCAGTGTCCTGTCTGCAATTCAGCCATGATAGAAGTCCATTGCAAGGCGATTTGCAGAAGCTGCGGCTATATCATTGACTGCTCTGACTGGTAGAGTTTTAAAAAAATCGATGCGAGACGGACCAGCACAGGCCCGAGACTTCAGGCCGCTTACTTTGTCAGCAGGATCTCTATACTGCTGACGTTGCTGGTTGCACCCGTCTCGCTGTCCTTGACTTGCTCGGTGTCTATCCTGATTTCCTTGACTTGCACGTCTGGCGAGAATTTCTTCCTCAGTATCTCAGCCGAGTCTACAGCGGTGCTTATGGAGCGACCTCTAGCCTTTATGGTCACTTCATTAGCCCCGTTCTGGAACAGGGTCAGACAGGCGAGTACATAGTTCATTACGGGTTTCTTTCCTATGAATACGGTGTTGTTCGACATACTAGACTCCCCTTCTAAGCTATAGCTGAAATTGTACCTTTTAATAACTTTTCTTTTTGTGATTAAAACGGCTCAGCTGTATAGAGGCCAGATTTAAGCCTTCTGAGCTACTTCATCTGTAGGACTTGGTTCCCCACTTCTTCAGAGCAGTCTTGAGCTCCTTGCTTTTGTCAGCATAATCCTGAATATCTATACCATTCATGTACGCATCTATGGCATCCCTCAGGGCCTTCGCCCCAGCTCTACCGCCATCAGGATGACCCCATATCCCTCCTCCCATCTGGACTATGATATCTGTCCCCAGCATATCAAGTAGAGGGTACAGTATACCAACGTGCAGCCCACCTGAACTGACAGGAAAGACATCCTTCAATCCATGCCAGTCTTGCCTGAAAGCAGGAAAGGTTGGGCTTCTATTCTCTCTAGAAAGGTTGGAGGTTAGCTTCTCTTTCAGCGTCAGCACTTCTTCCCTGCTGCTCTCCAGCTTACCTATCACTGTACCTATATGAAGCTGGTCCACACCTATTAGCCTGGCGGTCTCAGCAACAACAAGCATAGACATCCCATGCTTTGGATTTCTCGTGAATGCGGCGTGGAAAGCTCTGTGTGCATGTATGGCTAGACCCAGCTCTTCGCAGGTTCTCTTTATAGTCTGAAGTGCTGCCCAGCCTGTGGTCAAGATATCCACCATGACATACTCTCCTCCAGCATCCTTCACAAGCCTAGCTCTCTTCTTCATTTCATCCGTCTCAGCTGTGATGTTTATCAGGTAGCTCTTCTTCTCTCCTGTCTCCTTTTCAGCCTTGTCCCTCAGTTTGAACGTAGTATCCACTCTCTTTTGGAATGTGTTGAACGACTGGCTGGAGAGGTTCTCGTCATCCTTGAGCAGGTCCAAGCCGCCAATCCAGGCCTGATAGCCGTTCTGGGCATGTTCCTCGTAAGTAAGACCTACCTTGGGCTTTGGGACAGAGGCGGTCAGAGGCCTTGCCTTCACCTTCATGAAACTCCTGATACCCTCCTTCCCGAATAGCGGGCCAGAAAACGACCTGACTATACTTCTTGGCCAGCTTACGTCGATGAGTCTGAGATTTTTTACCGCCTTCATACCGAACACGTTTCCTGCTATGGAGCTCAGAATTTGTGGCATATTACCAAGTTCAAAGAGCTCCGAAGGATAGGAGACTTTCACAAAGTTTCCATCTATCTCATAGGCAGCAGCCATCAGCCTCTTTACGAGAGGGGTCAGGGTTGTCAGCGTCGACCATGTCCCCACGCTGCTTTCAGAGGCAACCCTTCCAGCTGCATCTTCCATTGTGAATCCTTCTGCAGGCTCGACATAAAACAAAGCAACAAGCTCATCATCACCTGGCTTGTAACCCAGGCGGACGAAGTCGTGGTACCATTCCACAGAATCTTCGGGCATAGGGTAGCGTGGCAGAAATGATAGTAGATAAACGATTGTGTATTTACAGGATGAAGTATTATTATAGGCCTGTCTGAGTTTCTTCACCAAGCAATGCCAGAATGCAGACTTTTCAGATAGAAAGAGCGGTCTTTAGTTCGTTTCTTTCAGCAACGACCTTTCCATTTTTGATAACAGCAAGCGGTGGAAGAAGTTTCGAGAGCGCTTCCACTTCATCCCTTGCATCCAGAAGAACGAGATCAGCCATCTTACCAGGCTCTATTCCATAACTCTTTTCGATGCGCAGAGCCTTGGCGGGGTTGACTGTTATCATGTCGAACGAACGCTTTATTTCTTCTATTCCGGTTAACTGCTCCAGATGGACTGCCATGAACAGAACCTGAAGCATATCTCCTTTCCCAAGCGGATACCAGGGGTCCATGATACAATCATGGCCAAGAGCAACGTTGACTCCTGACTGCAGCAGCTCCTTGATCCTAGCTATACCCCTTCTTCTTGGATACCCATCGAACCTTCCCTGCAGGTGCACATTGACCAGAGGATTCGATACTATAGTTATGTTGCTTCTCTTCAGCAAAAGTAAGAGCTTCTGCATGTAAGAACCGTTGTAGCCGTGCATCGCAGTAACATGGCCTGCGGCAACCCTTCCTTGGAAGCGCTCTCTGATCGTCTTTGCTGCGAGCACTTCCAGAAATCTTGAATTCTCATCATCTGTTTCATCAACGTGACCGTCTATATCCTTCTTGTACCTCTTGGCTAGCTCGAAGGCAAAATCTATGGATCTAATGCCATCTTCCCTTGTGTACTCGTAATGAGGTATTATACCAACATTGTCGGCACCCATTTCTACAGCTCTTTCAAGAAGCGTTGCGTTACCAGGGTCTGTTAGTATTCCGTTCTGCGGAAAGGCTGTTATCTGAATGTCTATCACTCCTTTGTATTTCTCCTTCACCTTCAAAAGAGCCTTCAGAGTTTTGAGGTCTGGGTCTGAAACGTCTGCATGTGTTCTCAGGCGTGTCGTTCCGCAAGAAACTATCATTTTAAGAGCTCTTTCAGCCCTTGCAATTATGTCATCGACTGTAAGCCTCTTTTTGGCTTTGTTCCAGAGCTCTATCCCTTCGAGCAGCGTCCCTGATAAATTGTAGCCGTACATCCCCTGAGTGAGGACAGAATCCAGGTGAAAGTGCATGTCTGTGAACGATGGCAATAGCAGCCTGCCATCTGCTTTAACGATTCTATCAGCTTCGGCCTTGATTTGACTCTTTACTGACTCTATTTTTGAGCCATCTACCAAAACGTCGAATTTTCCTTCTATTCCTCTCAGCCTTACTTCTTTAAACAGTATGCTCAACTGACCAGCATTATCTAGCCCGGCATTTAAGATTTGTAAGATCAAAATGATGTCAGGTATTCAGAAGATAAGATAATTCAAATTTGATACAGAAAGTATGCATCAGATTGAAAAAGAGAAGATTTTTAAGCAATTTTAGCATAAAACAGGGCGTGAGCAAAGAACAAGACAGCAGCAATGCTGCACCAGAAAGCAAGGTCCTAGTTGTTGACCGAGTTAGTTCTACTAAATTTTACCCGGATAAGGGATACGTCGAACTGACCAAAGAGTTTTCAGAGGAAAAATATCTCTGGAACCAGGACTTCCATCCCACTCCAGTCAAACTGAGAAATTGGGGCTCCTGGACATTTTTTGCAGTCTGGTTCGGAATGGCAGTTGAGGTTGAATCGTGGGCCCTTGTTTCGATTGGTTATTCTTTTGGACTCAACTGGTTCTGGTCACTACTTTCGGTTGTGTTGGGTAATGCAATAGTACTCATTCCGATGATAATCCAGAGCCATGGTGGAGCTAGGTATGGAGTGCCTGAGACACCACTTACTCGAAGCAGGTGGGGGATATACGGAAACTGGATACCTTCTATACTGAGAGGGATAATTGGCGCAGGATGGTGGGGGATCGATACATGGATAATCGCAGAATGCTTCGGTGCAATGTACATAATTTACAATCACCAGCTTCCTTCGCTTTTGGCAGCAGTCCAAAACGGGACCGCTACTCCCTTCACTATAGCATCTATCAACCCTACCCTCTTCTGGACAGTCTTTCTGCTCACCATAGTGGTGAGGCTGATTCTGCTTTACCTCTCACCCCCAAAGACTGGGCAGAAGGTTCTGAAGCTGATATCGTGGACCGTACCTTTCATAGGTTTCATAGGGTTTGGAATACTTTTCTACAGCATGATGTCTTTATCTGGCTGGCAATGGACTGCTATTCTTGATACACCAACGCAGGTAAGCGGTTCTGACTTCTGGTACGCATTCATAGGCCTTGTGAACGCCAACGTGGCTTTCTGGGCTACCATGGCGATAAGCATGCCAGACTACACAAGATACGCAAAATCACAATTTGCGCAAACTATGGGGCAGATTCCACTACCCCTTCTTATGCTCGGAATAGGAGCTCTTGGCCTTGTAACTACAGGGGCATCACTTGTCTACTTCAAGACCCCTATCTGGGACCCAGTTTTGCTTTCAGCTCTTGTGATCAGCAATCAGCCAATCGCCTACCTGACCCTTTTCCTTCTTATGCTGGGCATCATAATAGTCAACATTTATGCTGATACAGTAGGCCCCGGCTATGACTTCGCCAACATCTATCCCAAGAAGCTGAGCTGGTTCAGAGGGGTTTTGATAGTTGTTCTGATAGCTGCTGTACTTCAGGCGTGGAGCTACTACTTCAATGCAGCGAGCTATGTGGAGAACTGGTTACTGACCTATGGTGCGTTGCTTGGAGGTGTGGAAGGAATCATAGTCTTCGATTATGCACTAATCAGGCGCTTCAAGTTCGAGGTCTTCGACCTTTTCTACTCCAAAGGAAGGTTCAGATACTTCAAGGGCTTCAACCCAGCTGCACTGATATCCTTCATAATCACAATGATTCTTGTATTTCCGCCCAATTTCTATCTCCCCACCTCTTTAGCCTCTGCCTCTCTGTACCCGTATCAGGGCTGGGTCTTCCAGAATTCCTGGATATCTGCAATATTGATTTCGGGACTGGTCTATACTCTTCTGATGATAGCCTGGGTCTTACCAAAGTACCAGCCCGAACTCAAGGGAAACATCTTCAAAGGCTATATTGCTGAAGATACGTTGAGGATATTTGAGAAAGAGGATTGAAAATAGGAAGTGTAATCTTTAGGCTTCTTCCCCTCTTACCTATCCAATATTAAAAACGTTATTAATCGAAGACTTTGAACTTCACAACGTGAGAGCGAAATTTGCCTATACGGGTATAAGAGTTAGCAGTATGGACGAGTCCATATCATTCTACACCGATGTTATGGGGATGAAGTTAGTGAGAAGGTTCAAGATAGGTGAGACGAAGGGAGAAATAGCCACCCTTTCCTCAGAAGAAGATGAAATTCTTGAACTCAACTGGTACGATAGAGAGAGCCAGTTTTATTCTGACTACGTGGTAGGCGAAGCACTAGACCATCTGGCCTTCAGGGTTGATAGCCTCGAAGCTGCAGTAAATGAGGCAGAAAGTAAAGGCTACCCTGTTAAGGCAGAGATTAGAGCTGGAAACAGCAGATGGTGTTACATCCAGGACCCGAACGGGATCTGGATCGAATTGTTTGAATGATTACATGATGATGAACTTAACCAAGTCGATTAACATCTGCAGCACTCATTTTAAGCTGAAATTAATGGCTGAAAAATACTTGGTAGATACCACATAGTGTGCTAACAGTCACTAGCACTTGTTGGGATTGACACAAAGTGTTTTACGGGTAGCCCGGGAAGGATTCGAACCCTCGTCGCCGGCTCCAAAGGCCAGCATGCTTGACCGCTACACCACCGGGCTGCAGAGTTCTCCCTTTATGGTGTTAATAAGCCATTATCTTTTTTGCAAATTATCTATTCTGGATGCAATAACCTCAGAAGGGTCTTCCATCGAAGAAAGTATCATCTTTGCTCTCGTTGCGAAGTTCTTGTTGGAATTTTCTTCAAGAAGCGTTGTAGCCTCCCTTATACATTCTCTTTCGTTTTTCACCTTTTTCAACAATCCGGACTTCGCAAGATAATTTTCAACATAAGTTGCTGGACCCTCGTAGGATGAAATAACAGGTACTCCTAGCAGGGCTGCTTCTGCGTTCATCGTCCCCCCGCCTCCCACCAGCAGTGAAGCTGAAGATATCAGGTTTGGCCCAAAGAACGGTTCTTTGCATATCACTACATTCGGTTCGTCAAGCATCTCAAGTTCCTGCTCTTGCTCATGGTATCTGGGAAGTAGAATTATCTTTCTATCC encodes:
- a CDS encoding alcohol dehydrogenase catalytic domain-containing protein — its product is MKALVFESGLHLLDVNLKVAADDSVIRIKRAGICGTDIAIAKGDYKIREPLILGHELFGVVEEVKHRSDLRREDRVVSEINVSCGTCYFCRRNMNTHCKNIQTLGISRDGGFAERLSVPARNLHKVPDSISDEEAAFIEPLAAAVQLTKMASVREGESILIVGSGRLALLILQVLKLARPSLIAVLGKRRSKLEIAKQLGADAVFTSEESEKCVQLVDGNGFDHVVEATGNEDGLAMAVDLVRPRGTIHVKSTHGLKARFDITKAVVKEVRIQGSRCGPFDDAIKLLAEGSVDIRRLLTSTYSLEDFEQAFREASGGEAIKVQFVL
- a CDS encoding HEPN domain-containing protein, which gives rise to MDLLEMAKDYMKRAETRLKSASLALSEASYPDVVRFSQECVELSLKAALRSRNVEYPKEHDIGKILKQVIDRFPDWLRSEVDRISEISSDLASKRAASMYGLEVANKPPGSLFSKNDALISLKDAEYVFKTIKKVIEQT
- a CDS encoding nucleotidyltransferase domain-containing protein → MNSGLPPWLLNTYAILMQHFGFLPFEVRVAKQVFPESELTSIALFRLKQRGWVRVFKKRQYRLVHPIVAIQSSINRWPSLIKDELRLPVCELAVAKLIEELGPDLKSLLLFGSLARNKTTRESDIDIFVVSSGLPEEYFRRVRLLNSIIYTHHLEAWLNLLWQKEHIYPLIDVLSITPQELDVEQPFFLDLAEGSIAIIDKGEFVKSKLNELKMKLYQRGARKITLPDDSYYWLLPKSA
- a CDS encoding NAD(P)/FAD-dependent oxidoreductase, which codes for MQSKRKFDVVVIGAGPAGCSAAESAASKGMKVALLEQEDAVAMRVRTSGVTWQSDAEALGIPSELYHPIHSFRFFSPKGSSEISCSRDAACVLNVRALYQRLAENAADKGAEIFLGCRASKVVTNSEPEQTEITGVVSSERGGKSVEFGQDVLIDASGFHSFLTKQVEGVNAWSRFGVGAEYEAYVDKLDEDSWMLMVGKQYSPAGYAWVFPLGKKRARIGVGIGKPDSDINPADWLDNLLSKRPGPLADLGRIEPIEFHFGMVPNQGLRDWFVGNGYAMVGDAAGQVNPLVLEGIRFAIKYGRLCGESAADQLRTGKEYLSSRYEATVKNEMKRRIETASKVQSRWLGLDDEGWDREIAMIDQFSCDEFLTFIKADFTPSTIVRLSVKHPSMAARELFSIVRSSLGL
- the albA gene encoding DNA-binding protein Alba, whose protein sequence is MSNNTVFIGKKPVMNYVLACLTLFQNGANEVTIKARGRSISTAVDSAEILRKKFSPDVQVKEIRIDTEQVKDSETGATSNVSSIEILLTK
- the rbcL gene encoding type III ribulose-bisphosphate carboxylase, whose product is MPEDSVEWYHDFVRLGYKPGDDELVALFYVEPAEGFTMEDAAGRVASESSVGTWSTLTTLTPLVKRLMAAAYEIDGNFVKVSYPSELFELGNMPQILSSIAGNVFGMKAVKNLRLIDVSWPRSIVRSFSGPLFGKEGIRSFMKVKARPLTASVPKPKVGLTYEEHAQNGYQAWIGGLDLLKDDENLSSQSFNTFQKRVDTTFKLRDKAEKETGEKKSYLINITAETDEMKKRARLVKDAGGEYVMVDILTTGWAALQTIKRTCEELGLAIHAHRAFHAAFTRNPKHGMSMLVVAETARLIGVDQLHIGTVIGKLESSREEVLTLKEKLTSNLSRENRSPTFPAFRQDWHGLKDVFPVSSGGLHVGILYPLLDMLGTDIIVQMGGGIWGHPDGGRAGAKALRDAIDAYMNGIDIQDYADKSKELKTALKKWGTKSYR
- a CDS encoding cytosine deaminase, whose translation is MSILFKEVRLRGIEGKFDVLVDGSKIESVKSQIKAEADRIVKADGRLLLPSFTDMHFHLDSVLTQGMYGYNLSGTLLEGIELWNKAKKRLTVDDIIARAERALKMIVSCGTTRLRTHADVSDPDLKTLKALLKVKEKYKGVIDIQITAFPQNGILTDPGNATLLERAVEMGADNVGIIPHYEYTREDGIRSIDFAFELAKRYKKDIDGHVDETDDENSRFLEVLAAKTIRERFQGRVAAGHVTAMHGYNGSYMQKLLLLLKRSNITIVSNPLVNVHLQGRFDGYPRRRGIARIKELLQSGVNVALGHDCIMDPWYPLGKGDMLQVLFMAVHLEQLTGIEEIKRSFDMITVNPAKALRIEKSYGIEPGKMADLVLLDARDEVEALSKLLPPLAVIKNGKVVAERNELKTALSI